Proteins from one Setaria italica strain Yugu1 chromosome V, Setaria_italica_v2.0, whole genome shotgun sequence genomic window:
- the LOC101777327 gene encoding spermatogenesis-associated protein 20 isoform X1 — MSPAASAPVFFSHLPRPLLAPPPMLSTLLLRHRLTAAAAAAASSTRSPLRILASSSAMSSSASSSSPHGGRKPNRLAAEHSPYLLQHAHNPVDWYPWGDEAFEKARAKDVPIFLSIGYSTCHWCHVMEGESFENEEVAKLLNDWFVSIKVDREECPDVDKVYMTYVSALHGGGGWPLSVFLSPNLKPLMGGTYFPPDDKYGRPGFKTVLRKVKEAWETKRDALERTGNLVIEQLRDALSAKANSQDLPNDLAVVSVDECVEKLTSSYDPKFGGFGSAPKFPRPVEDYIMLYKFRKHMEAGKESEAHNIKKMVTHTLDCMARGGVHDHVGGGFHRYSVDECWHVPHFEKMLYDQGQIVNVYLDTFLITGDEYYSTVARDILDYLRRDMIGKEGEIFSAEDADSAEYEGAPRKKEGAFYVWTSNEIEDTLGENAELFKNHYYVKSSGNCDLSPMSDPHNEFKGKNVLIERKPTSLMASKSGKSLDEYSQILGVCRQKLFDIRSKRPRPHLDDKVIVSWNGLAISAFARASKILKSGPTGTRFNFPVTGCNPVEYLEVAEKAANFIKVKLYDASSKRLHHSYRNGPSKAPGFLDDYAFLINGLLDLYEFGGKIEWLLWAVQLQVTQDELFLDKQGGGYFNTPGEDPSVLLRVKEDYDGAEPSGNSVAAINLIRLSSIFDAAKSTGYKLNVEHLLAVFETRLRQLSIALPLMCCAADMLSVPSRKQVVLVGEKGSAEFHDMVAAAFSSYDPNRTVIQIDPRNAEEMEFWDCNNANIAQMARSGPPEKPAVAHVCQDFKCSPPVTSPEALRELLNKTLAAASSAA; from the exons ATGTCCCCCGCCGCTTCCGCGCCGGTCTTCTTCTCCCACCTTCCCCGCCCCCTCCTCGCCCCTCCCCCAATGCTCTCCactcttctccttcgccaccgcctcaccgccgccgccgccgccgccgcctcgtcgaccCGCTCGCCTCTCCGCATCCTCGCCTCTTCCTCCGCCATGTCGTCATCcgcgtcctcgtcctcgccccACGGCGGGCGGAAGCCGaaccgcctcgccgccgagcaCAGCCCCTACCTGCTGCAGCACGCGCACAACCCG GTTGATTGGTATCCCTGGGGGGACGAGGCTTTCGAGAAGGCTCGCGCCAAGGACGTCCCCATCTTCCTCTCAA TTGGCTATAGCACATGCCATTG GTGTCATGTAATGGAGGGGGAGTCCTTTGAGAATGAGGAGGTGGCAAAGTTGCTGAATGATTGGTTTGTTAGCATCAAG GTTGACCGTGAAGAATGCCCAGATGTTGATAAG GTATATATGACATATGTATCGGCACtacatggtggtggtggttggccTTTGAGTGTTTTTTTGTCACCCAATTTGAAACCATTGATGGGTGGTACGTACTTTCCACCAGATGATAAGTATGGAAGACCAGGCTTCAAGACTGTACTGAG GAAGGTCAAGGAAGCCTGGGAAACTAAACGTGACGCGCTCGAGCGGACAGGAAATCTGGTCATCGAACAACTTAGGGATGCATTATCTGCAAAGGCTAACTCTCAAGATCTGCCAAATGATCTGGCTGTTGTTTCTGTAGATGAATGTGTTGAAAAG TTGACGAGCAGTTACGATCCAAAATTTGGTGGATTTGGCTCTGCACCCAAATTTCCAAGACCTGTTGAAGATTATATAATGCTCTATAAATTTCGTAAACACATGGAGGCTGGAAAGGAGAGTGAAGCCCATAACATAAAGAAGATGGTAACTCACACATTGGACTGTATGGCAAGAGGTGGAGTTCATGACCATGTCGGAGGTGGCTTTCACAGATATAGTGTGGATGAATGCTGGCATG TTCCACATTTTGAGAAGATGTTGTACGACCAGGGACAGATAGTAAATGTATACTTGGATACATTTCTGATTACGGGAGATGAGTATTATTCTACAGTTGCACGCGACATACTTGATTACTTGAGGAGAGACATGATAGGAAAAGAAGGTGAAATCTTCTCAGCAGAAGATGCTGACAGTGCAGAATATGAGGGTGCTCCAAGAAAAAAGGAAGGGGCTTTTTATGTGTGGACCAGTAATGAG ATCGAGGACACACTTGGGGAGAATGCAGAGCTGTTCAAGAATCATTACTATGTTAAATCATCTGGAAATTGTGATCTTTCACCAATGAGTGATCCCCACAATGAGTTCAAAGGTAAAAATGTGCTGATTGAAAGAAAACCAACTTCTTTGATGGCATCAAAGTCTGGGAAGTCTCTTGATGAATATTCTCAAATCCTGGGGGTTTGTCGGCAGAAGTTGTTTGATATCAGGTCTAAAAGGCCAAGACCTCATTTGGATGACAAG GTTATTGTTTCATGGAATGGACTAGCAATATCTGCTTTTGCAAGGGCTTCAAAAATTCTGAAATCAGGACCAACTGGAACCAGATTCAATTTCCCAGTAACTGGATGCAAT CCAGTTGAATATCTTGAAGTTGCAGAAAAGGCAGCGAACTTTATAAAGGTAAAACTTTATGATGCAAGCTCAAAAAGGCTGCATCATAGCTATCGCAATGGGCCATCAAAAGCACCAGGATTTTTAGATGATTATGCCTTCCTGATCAATGGCTTGCTGGATCTCTACGAGTTTGGTGGAAAGATAGAGTGGCTTCTGTGGGCTGTCCAACTGCAAGTCACTCAG GATGAGTTGTTTTTGGACAAACAAGGAGGTGGCTATTTTAATACTCCTGGAGAGGACCCTTCCGTTCTCTTGCGTGTTAAAGAGGATTATGATGGTGCAGAGCCCTCTGGTAACTCAGTTGCAGCGATCAACTTGATCAGATTATCCAGTATATTTGATGCAGCGAAATCTACTGGTTACAAGCTCAATGTTGAGCATCTCTTG GCGGTCTTCGAGACAAGACTACGGCAACTTAGTATAGCACTGCCTTTGATGTGTTGCGCAGCAGACATGCTCTCTGTTCCATCAAGGAAGCAGGTTGTGTTGGTGGGGGAGAAAGGATCTGCAGAATTCCATGACATGGTAGCAGCTGCATTTTCGTCATATGATCCGAATAGAACA